GCGTGCTGTCGCTGGATCGCGACGCGACCGGTTTCGCCGAGGTCGGACGACGCGATCCGGTGATCGGGGCTCTGCAGGCCGCGGCGCCCGGCCTGCTGCCGCCACTGTTCTATTCGCCCTACGAGGCTGCGGTGTGGTCCGTGCTGTCCGCCCGCCGCCCGGCCAAGCAGATGGCCGAGGTCCGGCGCCGGTTCTCCGAGGCCAACGGGAGGGTGTTCGCCCTTGCCGGGCAGCACCTGGCGGCGTTGGCTACGCCGGAGCAGATGCTGGCCGTCACCGAGTTCCCCGGGCTTCCGGCGGACAAGCTGGACCGGATGCAGGGCGTCGCCCGCGCCGCCCTGGACGGCCTGCTCGACGTCGAGCGCCTGCTGGCGTCCGGCCCGGAGGTGGCGACGGCGCAGCTGCAGCGCATCAAGGGCATCGGCCCGTTCTACGCCTCGCTGATCACCATCCGGGCCACCGGCTTCACCGACGTCCTCCCGGCCGACGAGCCGCTCGCCCGGGATCTGGTGACGCGCCTCTATCACCTCGACAAGCCTTGCGAGCCGGCTGATTTCGAGCGGATCGCCGAGCCATGGCGGCCGTACCGGACATGGGCCACGGTGCTGATCCGGGCGGCCGGGCACCGGATCCTCTGACGGGCAGCCGGATGGAACGCGGTGTCGATCGACGGCGGCCGGCGACCCGGCTTGACGCGCCCGGTCCGGGGCAAGGACAGTGGCAGGACCAGCACCACGCCACAGGCGTCAGGAACCCGGCGAGCATCCGGGGCGGCCTGAGCCACTGTGACCGGGGAGTACTGCGCCACCGAGATCGGCCGGTTCGCCGGCTGGTGTCAGGCCACGGCAGCGCCATCGCCGGAAGGCCGGCGACGTGCGTCGATCCGGGAGCCAGGACATTGACCCTGCGGCGACCCGTCGATCATCGGTCCCAGGCCCGGTGAGAAGGAGCCCCGTGAATCTCGCCTCGCCGTTGTCCCGCATCGCCCTGCTGTCCACCTCCGACACGGACCTGTTGTCCGGGCGGGCCAGCCGCGCCGACTTCACCCTGGCCAACCCGTCGCGGCTGGACGTGACCACCGACCTCGAACCGCTGATCGCCGACGCCGCCGTGATCATCGTGCGGATCCTGGGCACGGCCCGGTCGTGGCAGGCCGGGCTGGATGCCGTGGCCGCCCGCGGGGTCCCGCTGATCGTGCTGGGCGGCGAGCAGACTCCGGACGCCGAGCTGATGCGCCTCTCGTCCGTCCCGATCGGGATCGCCGCACAGGCCCACCGGTACCTGGCCGAGGGTGGTCCGGCCAACCTGGCCCAGCTGCACGCGTTCGTCAGCGACACCGTGCTGCTCACCGGCGAAGGCTTCGAGGCCCCGACGGTGCTGCCGGCCTGGGGTGCCCTTCCCCGTCCGGAGCTCCCCGAGATCGCCGTCCGCCCCAAGGTCGGCGTGCTGTTCTACCGGGCCCACCAGGCGTCGGGCAACACCGGTTTCGTGCACACCCTGGCCGACGCCATCGACGAGTCCGGCGGTCGCGGCGCCCCGATCTTCTGCTCCAGCCTGCGCAACGCCGGCCCTGACCTGCTGGCCGAGCTCGGCAGCTGCGACGCGCTGATCGTCACCGTGCTGGCCGCCGGCGGCACCAAGCCGGCCGCCGCGACCGCGGGCGGCGAGGACGAGAACTGGGACGTGGCCGCCCTCGCGGCGTTGGACATCCCGATTCTCCAGGGACTCTGCCTGACCTGGAGCCGGTCAGCCTGGCAGGAATCGGACGAGGGACTCTCGCCGCTCGACGTGGCCACCCAGGTCGCGGTGCCCGAGTTCGACGGCCGCATCATCACGGTGCCGTTCTCGTTCAAGGAAACCGACGCCGACGGCCTCCCCCACTACGTGGCCGACCCCGAGCGGTGTGCCCGGGTGGCCGGCGTCGCGCTGGCCCACGCCCGCCTGCGGCACACCCCGCCGGCCGACCGGAAGATCGCGTTGCTGCTGTCGGCCTACCCGACCAAGCACTCCCGGATCGGCAACGCGGTCGGCCTCGACACCCCGGTGTCGGCCATCCGGTTGCTGCGTGCCATGCGCGACGCCGGGTACGACGTGGGGCCGGCCGACGGTCCGGACGCTCTGCCCGGCCTGGCCCCACTGGACCCGATCGACGGCGAGGACCCGGACACGACGGCCGGTAACGCGCTGATCCATGCGCTCATCGCCGCCGGCGGCCAGGACGAGGAGTGGCTGACCGGCGCGCAGCTCTCCGGCCAGACGGTTCGGATCGCCGCGGCCGACTACCGCCGCTGGGTCGCCGATCTGCCGGCCGAACTGACCGAGCCGATGACGCAGACCTGGGGGGAGGCGCCGGGAAACCTGTTCGTCGACCGATCGGCCGACCCGGACGGGGAGATCGTGCTGGCCACCCTGCAGGCCGGGAACGTGGTGGTGCTGATCCAGCCGCCGCGTGGTTTCGGCGAGAATCCGGTGGCCATCTATCACGACCCCGACATGCCGCCCTCGCACCACTACCTGGCCGCCTATCGGTGGCTGGAACGGGGTTTCGGCGCGCACGCGGTCGTCCACCTGGGCAAGCACGGGAACCTGGAGTGGCTCCCGGGCAAGAACGTCGGGATGTCGGCCGGCTGCGGCACGGACGCCGCGATCGGCAACATGCCGCTGATCTACCCGTTCCTGATCAACGACCCGGGCGAGGGCACCCAGGCCAAGCGTCGGGCACACGCCACCATCGTCGACCATCTGGTCCCGCCGATGGCCCGGGCCGAGTCGTACGGCGACATCGCCCGCCTGGAACAGCTTCTGGACGAACACGCGAACATCGCGGCCATGGACCCGGCCAAGTTGCCGGCAGTCCGCGCGCAGATCTGGACGCTGATCCAGGCGGCCAAGATGGACCACGATCTCGGTCTGGGCGGGGCCGCCGGCCGACCCGACGACACGGAGTTCGACGACTTCATCCTGCACGTCGACGGTTGGCTGTGCGAGGTCAAGGACATGCAGATCCGCGACGGGCTGCACGTGCTCGGGCAGGCGCCGGTGGGCGAGGCCAGGGTCAATCTGGTGCTGGCCATGCTGCGGGCGTCTCAGGTCTGGGGGGGCGTCACCAACGCTCTGCCCGGGCTCCGGTCGGCCCTCGGGCTCAAGGACGGCGCCGAACTCGCCGCCGTTGATGCCGTTGAGGCGCAAGCCCGTTCGCTCGTCCTGGCGGCCGAGGAGGCGGGGTGGGTCCGTTCCGCGATGGGATCCGTCGTCGCGTCGGTGATGCCGGACAGCGATCCGTCGGTGCTGGCCGTCATGGAGTTCGCCGCCTCGGAGGTGGTGCCGCGGCTGGCCGGAACGTCGGCCGAGCTGACCTCGATCCTGCATGCCCTGGATGGCGGTTTCGTCCCGGCCGGCCCGTCCGGCTCGCCGCTGCGCGGGCTCATCAACGTGCTCCCGACCGGCCGGAACTTCTACTCGGTCGATCCCAAGGCCATTCCCTCGCGACTGGCCTACGACACGGGCGCGGCCATGGCCGCCTCGCTGATCGAGCGGTACCTCGAGGACAACGGCCAGTACCCGCAGTCGGTCGGACTGTCGGTCTGGGGCACATCGGCCATGCGGACCTCAGGCGACGACATCGCCGAGGTGCTGGCCCTGATGGGCGTGACCCCGGTCTGGGACGAGGCGTCCCGCCGGGTGTCCGACCTGGCCGTCATCCCGCTGGCCGAACTGGGTCGCCCGCGGGTCGACGTGACGGTGCGGATCTCCGGGTTCTTCCGGGATGCGTTCCCCCACGTGGTGGCCATGCTCGACGACGCGGTGCGGCTGGTCGCCGGCCTGAACGAGCCGGCCGATCAGAACTACGTCCGGGCCAACGCGCAGGCGGACCTGGCCCGGCACGGTGACGAACGGCGGGCCACCACCCGGATCTTCGGTTCGATGCCGGGCTCGTACGGGGCCGGACTGCTGCCGCTGATCGAGTCGGGCAACTGGCGGGACGACGCCGACCTGGCCGAGGTCTACACCGCCTGGGGCGGTT
This window of the Nakamurella panacisegetis genome carries:
- a CDS encoding DNA-3-methyladenine glycosylase family protein; the encoded protein is MDTFTIVPTAAFSLRESVEFGFGQRHSQPFDGVMRLAFVQDDLRHQVGVVLRQDEAGVHGEIHGGDGNVASIKAQVARVLSLDRDATGFAEVGRRDPVIGALQAAAPGLLPPLFYSPYEAAVWSVLSARRPAKQMAEVRRRFSEANGRVFALAGQHLAALATPEQMLAVTEFPGLPADKLDRMQGVARAALDGLLDVERLLASGPEVATAQLQRIKGIGPFYASLITIRATGFTDVLPADEPLARDLVTRLYHLDKPCEPADFERIAEPWRPYRTWATVLIRAAGHRIL
- the cobN gene encoding cobaltochelatase subunit CobN, whose product is MSRIALLSTSDTDLLSGRASRADFTLANPSRLDVTTDLEPLIADAAVIIVRILGTARSWQAGLDAVAARGVPLIVLGGEQTPDAELMRLSSVPIGIAAQAHRYLAEGGPANLAQLHAFVSDTVLLTGEGFEAPTVLPAWGALPRPELPEIAVRPKVGVLFYRAHQASGNTGFVHTLADAIDESGGRGAPIFCSSLRNAGPDLLAELGSCDALIVTVLAAGGTKPAAATAGGEDENWDVAALAALDIPILQGLCLTWSRSAWQESDEGLSPLDVATQVAVPEFDGRIITVPFSFKETDADGLPHYVADPERCARVAGVALAHARLRHTPPADRKIALLLSAYPTKHSRIGNAVGLDTPVSAIRLLRAMRDAGYDVGPADGPDALPGLAPLDPIDGEDPDTTAGNALIHALIAAGGQDEEWLTGAQLSGQTVRIAAADYRRWVADLPAELTEPMTQTWGEAPGNLFVDRSADPDGEIVLATLQAGNVVVLIQPPRGFGENPVAIYHDPDMPPSHHYLAAYRWLERGFGAHAVVHLGKHGNLEWLPGKNVGMSAGCGTDAAIGNMPLIYPFLINDPGEGTQAKRRAHATIVDHLVPPMARAESYGDIARLEQLLDEHANIAAMDPAKLPAVRAQIWTLIQAAKMDHDLGLGGAAGRPDDTEFDDFILHVDGWLCEVKDMQIRDGLHVLGQAPVGEARVNLVLAMLRASQVWGGVTNALPGLRSALGLKDGAELAAVDAVEAQARSLVLAAEEAGWVRSAMGSVVASVMPDSDPSVLAVMEFAASEVVPRLAGTSAELTSILHALDGGFVPAGPSGSPLRGLINVLPTGRNFYSVDPKAIPSRLAYDTGAAMAASLIERYLEDNGQYPQSVGLSVWGTSAMRTSGDDIAEVLALMGVTPVWDEASRRVSDLAVIPLAELGRPRVDVTVRISGFFRDAFPHVVAMLDDAVRLVAGLNEPADQNYVRANAQADLARHGDERRATTRIFGSMPGSYGAGLLPLIESGNWRDDADLAEVYTAWGGFAYGRELDGRPAREDMEANYRRIVVAAKNTDTREHDIADSDDYFQYHGGMVATVRALTGTAPAAYIGDSTSPDAVRTRSLTEETARVFRARVVNPRWIAAMRRHGYKGAFELAATVDYLFGYDATAGVVTDWMYETLARTYTLDAENQAFLKHANPWALRGIIERLNEAADRGLWSEPDPDLLAQMSRVYLDVEGDLEDAGA